The following is a genomic window from Sulfitobacter pontiacus.
CCGTCCAAGCGATGCTGGGGCTGGTGGAGCCGCAAAGCTCTGGCCTGGGCGGCGGGGCGTTTCTGGTCTGGTATGACGCCGCATCGGGCAGGCTGACCACGCTGGACGGGCGCGAAACCGCGCCGCTGGCGGTCACGCCGCAATTGTTTCAGGACGACCAAGGTGTGCCGCTAGGGTTCTTTGACGCCGTCGTTGGCGGGCGGTCGGTCGGTACGCCGGGCACCCCTGCATTGATGGCCGCAGCGCATGAGAAATGGGGCAACCAGCCCTGGGCCGAGCTGCTGGCCCCCTCTGTCGCCTTGGCCGAGAAGGGCTTTGCCGTGTCCCCACGTCTTGCGGGGCTGGTGGCTGATGACGCCGAACGGCTGGCAACGTCGGAAACGACAGCATCCTATTTCATGCCGAACGGCACGCCGGTTCAGGCGGGCGATACGCTCAAGAATCCCGATTATGCCCGCACGGTCGCGGCGATGGCTGAACGCGGGGTGGAGGCTTTCTATACCGGCGACATTGCGCGCGACATCGTGGGGGCTGTCCAAGGGGCTAACAACCCCGGTGTGCTGTCAGAGGTCGATCTGTCGATCTATCGGGTCAAGGAACGCGACGCCCTTTGCGCGCCCTATCACGGGCATGAGGTCTGCGGCATGGGGCCGCCGTCCTCTGGCGCGCTGGCCGTTGGGCAAATACTGGGGCTGCTGGAAAACGCGGACCTGAGCGCCGGACCGGCGGACGCAGATGTGCTGCGGCTGATCGGCGATGCCTCGCGGCTCGCCTTTGCGGATCGGGGGCGCTATGTGGCCGATACCGATTATGTGCCCGTGCCGGTGACCGGTATGCTCGACCCATCCTATCTGGCGGAACGCGCCAAGCTGTTGCAGGGCGACGATGCGCTGCCGGAAGTCACCGCGGGCGCGCCCGCTTTCGACCATGCCCTAAACTTTGCCGATGATATCTCTATCGAGCTGCCATCGACCTCGCATGTGTCGATCGTGGACAGCATGGGCAATGTCGCGAGCATGACCACCACCATCGAAAACGGCTTTGGGAGCCGACTGATGGTGCGCGGGTTTTTGTTGAACAACGAGCTGACGGATTTCTCTTTCCGGTCGCATACCGATGGCGTGCCGATTGCCAATCGGGTCGAGCTGGGAAAACGCCCGCGCTCGTCGATGGCACCGACGATTGTGATGAAGGATGGCGCGCCGGTTCTGGCCGTGGGCAGCCCCGGTGGCAGCCGCATCATCGGCTATGTCGCGGGCGCGATCATTGCGCATCTGGATTGGGGGATGGATGTGCAACAGGCCGCCGCACTGCCCCATGCGATCAACCGGTTCGGCCCCTACGACCTTGAGGAAGGCACCGACGCCGCCGCGATGGCCGATGCGCTGATGGGGCTTGGCTATGAGGTGAACACCCGCGCGCTGACCTCGGGGTTGCATATGATTTCGATTGGCGATGACCTGCGCGGCGGGGCTGACCCGCGCCGCGAAGGCATTGCCCTTGGCGAGTGATCGCCCATTCTGAACCAAAGGAAAGACCATATGGCACAGGCCACCGACATGCCCCGCAACGAGACCGGGATCGACACCGCTTTGGGTATCCTCAAGCAGCAATTCGGCGAACGCTTCCAGACGGGCGAAGCGATCCGCGAACAGCACGGGCATACGACGACCTGGATCAGAAATCAGGCCCCCGATGCCGTGATCTTTGCCCGTTCGACCGACGATGTCGCGGCTGTGGTCAAGGTCTGCGCCGCGCATAAGGTGCCGGTCATCGCCTTCGGCACCGGCACCTCGCTTGAAGGGCATGTGAATGCGCCCGCGGGGGGCGTGTCGATTGACGTCACGCAGATGGACGCGGTGGTCGAGGTCAACGCCGGCGATCTGGATTGCCGCGTGCAACCCGGCGTCACCCGCGAGGCGCTGAACACCCATTTGCGGGATCAGGGCCTGTTCTTTCCCATTGATCCCGGGGCCAATGCCTCGCTTGGCGGGATGACGGCGACGCGGGCCTCGGGCACCAACGCGGTACGCTATGGCACGATGAAGGACAACGTGCTGGCGGTCGAGGCGGTGATGGCCGATGGCACGGTGATCCGCACCGGGGCACGGGCCCGCAAATCATCTGCGGGTTACGATCTGACGCGTCTGATGGTGGGCTCTGAAGGGACATTGGGCGTGATCACCGAAATCACGTTGAAGCTACAAGGCATCCCCGAGGCGATCAGCTCTGCCCGCTGTTCCTTCCCCACGGTCGAGGCGGCCTGCGAAACGGTGCAAAACGTGATCCAATACGGGCTGCCCGTCGCACGAATAGAGCTGCTGGACGCGATGGTCGTGCGCGCGGTGAATGGCTATGCCAAACTGTCGCTGCCCGAAACGCCGATGTTGCTGCTGGAGTTCCATGGCTCTGACGCTGGTGTGGTCGAACAGACCGAAACATTCGCCGCACTCGCCGATGAAAACGGCGGCACCGACTATCAGGCGACCACCACGATGGAGGAACGCAACAAGCTGTGGCAAGCGCGGCATGATGCCTATTGGGCGATGCTGGCCCTGCGCCCCGGCTGCAAGGCGGTGGCGACCGACGTTTGTGTGCCGATCTCAAGGCTGGCCGAAGCGGTCGGCCGCGCGAACGCCAAAGCGGCGGAGCTGGGTCTGATCGCGCCCATCGTCGGCCACGCAGGCGATGGCAATTTCCACGCCTCGCTGCTTCTGGATATGGACGACGCGGATGAAGTCGCCCGCGCCGAAGATTTCATTAGCTGGCTCAACGAGCTCGCGATCTCGATGGAGGGGACATGCACCGGAGAGCATGGCATCGGACAGGGCAAACGCCCCTATCTGGTCAAGGAACTGGGAGCGGCCGTGGGCGTCATGGGCGCGATCAAACAGGCGCTGGACCCCGATAACATTATGAACCCGGGCAAGATTCTTCCCGAATCCCTGGCGTAGTCGGGGCGGCGCGGGCGGTATATCGATCCCTGCCACGGGCAGGGATGCGATGCCTCCGGCGGGGATTTTTAACCATTTGGAAGCGGCCTGCGCGCGAGTTTTTCGACGTTGGTCGCATTTGTGCTGTCTTTGGTCGGCTGGGTTCTGCGTTTTGCGCGGGGGCTGCTAAATGTCGCTAAGACCTATTCTGGCGGAGCATTGGATTCATGAAAACTCAAGTCAAAGCACTGGTTGTGGGCGGCGGTGCCGTTGGCACGTCGATTGCCTATCATCTGGCCCGCGCCGGATGGGATGATGTGATGTTGCTTGAGCGGGACGAGCTGACCTCGGGGTCTACATGGCACGCGGCAGGGTTGCTGCCCTATTTCAACATGTCCTATGCGACGACCCACATCCACGACTATTCAATCAAGTTCTACAAGACGCTTGAGGAAGAGACCGGCCTGAACGCGGGCTTTGCCGTGGTGGGGAACCTGCGTATGGCGCAGACGGACGAACGCATGGACGAATACATGCTCTATGCCTCCACCGCCGAGACCTGCGGCGTGCCCTATACTTTCATGACGCCGGACGAGATCAAGGCAAAATGGCCGCTCATCAAGACCGACGATCTGAAAGGTGCGCTGTATCACGAAACCGATGGCTACATTAATCCCGCCGATGTCACCATGGCGATGGCCAAGGGCGCGCGGCAGCGGGGCGTGGCGATCGAGCGTAAGTGGCAGGCGGATGCCTTTCACTGGAATGGCGCGGCATGGGAAGTGACCGTCACCAAGATGGTCGAGAAGGGCGGGAACCTTGTCCCCTCGGACGAGCAGGTCGTGATCACCGCCGAGCACGTCGTCACCGCTAGCGGCAACCACGCGCAGCGCACCGCCAAGATGCTGGGCATCAAGATGCCTGCCATTCCGGTTGAACATACGTTTATCGTGATGGATCAGGACCCCGAGCTGGTCAAATGGCGCGCCGACGGCAATCCGGAGCATCCGGTCGTGCGCGACGCCGACAATGAATCCTACGCCCGCGAAGAGCGGGGCGGCTGGATTTTGGGCATCTATGAGCGCGGCGCGCCTGCACGGTTCGAATATGGGGTGCCGGACAGCTTCCGGGCCGATCTGTTTCCGCTGGATCTGGACCGGATCGCGGATCAGTATATGGCCATGGCCGACCGCGTCCCGTCTTGTGCGGACTCCGGCCTCAAGGACGATTTCAACGGGCCGATCTGCTATACGCCCGACGGCAACCCGCTGGTTGGTCCGGCACCCGGCCTGCGCAATATGTGGCTGGCCGAAGGGTTCTCTTTCGGGATCACGGCTGCGGGGGGCACGGGCTACTACCTTGCGCAGATGATGGTCGAGGGCGAGGCCGAGATCGACATGGCGTCGCTGGACCCCAAACGCTATGGCGACTGGATGACCACCGAATATGCCGCGCGCAAGAACGAAGAGGCCTATGAGCACGTCTATATCCTGCACCACCCGGATGAGGAGCGCCCCGCGTGTCGGCCCTTGCGCACCTCGCCTGCCTATGACCGTCAGGCCGCCCGTGGCGCACAGTTCGGCCATGTGAACGGGTGGGAACGCCCGAACTACTTTGCGCCGCTGGGGTTCAATGACCACGACAGCCGGTCCTTCCGGCGCGGCGGCTGGTGGCAGCATGCGGTCGATGAGGCCAAGGCGATCCGCGAGGGCGTGGGCCTGATCGATGCGACCGCCTTTACCAAACATCTGGTCAAGGGGCCGGGGGCCACTGCCTTTCTGGATTGGTTCACCTGCAACAAGTTGCCCTCCGTCGGGCGCATCAACCTGACCTATGCGCTGACAATCAACGGCACCACGCGCACCGAATATACCATCGTGCGGCTCGCTCAGGATGAATACTACCTTGTGTCCGCCGGGGCCTGGACGGCCTATGACAGTGATTTCCTGCGCAAGGCCATCGCCGATAAAACGCCCGAATTCGGGTATGTCGAATGCCATGACGTGACCACTCAATGGGGTGTCTTTGCCATCGCGGGCCCCAAATCGCGCGATGTCCTGAACGAGGTCATCAAGGATGCGGACCCCGAGACGGTGCTGAGCAATAAGCGGTTCCCTTGGCTGACCATGCGCAATATCGAGCTGGGGATGGTCCCCGTCCGCGCCATCCGCGTCGCTTATACCGGAGAGCTCGGCTGGGAACTGCACCACCCGATAGAGATGCAGAACCACCTGTTCGATCTGCTGGAGAAGGCGGGCGAGAAACACGAGATGAAACTGGTCGGCGCGCGGGCACAGAACTGGCTGCGGCAAGAGAAATCCTACCGCGCTTTCGGCAATGAACTGGGCCGCGATGCCACCCCGCTAGAGGCCGATCTGCCGCGCTTTGTCGACCTGTCCAAGGACTTCCACGGCAAGGACGCAATGCAAGCCCATGGCATTCGCAGCAAATGTGTGACCTTGCTGATCGACGGGCCCGACGACGCAGACCCTTGGGGCCGCGAAGTGCTGTATCACGGCGACACCCGCGTTGGCCGCCTGACCTCGGGCGGGTATTCGGTGGCCTTCGGGAAATCCATCGGCATGGGCTACGTCAAACCCGACATCGCGGTGGTTGGCACAAAGCTGAAGGTCAAGATGTTCGACCAGCTATGGGACGCCGAAGTGGTGGAGGACAGCCCCTACGACCCAAAAAACGCAACGATCCGTG
Proteins encoded in this region:
- the ggt gene encoding gamma-glutamyltransferase translates to MSPRITAAFEAKDAGKPVIAQNWMVAAANPHAVQAGADVLARGGTAADALVAVQAMLGLVEPQSSGLGGGAFLVWYDAASGRLTTLDGRETAPLAVTPQLFQDDQGVPLGFFDAVVGGRSVGTPGTPALMAAAHEKWGNQPWAELLAPSVALAEKGFAVSPRLAGLVADDAERLATSETTASYFMPNGTPVQAGDTLKNPDYARTVAAMAERGVEAFYTGDIARDIVGAVQGANNPGVLSEVDLSIYRVKERDALCAPYHGHEVCGMGPPSSGALAVGQILGLLENADLSAGPADADVLRLIGDASRLAFADRGRYVADTDYVPVPVTGMLDPSYLAERAKLLQGDDALPEVTAGAPAFDHALNFADDISIELPSTSHVSIVDSMGNVASMTTTIENGFGSRLMVRGFLLNNELTDFSFRSHTDGVPIANRVELGKRPRSSMAPTIVMKDGAPVLAVGSPGGSRIIGYVAGAIIAHLDWGMDVQQAAALPHAINRFGPYDLEEGTDAAAMADALMGLGYEVNTRALTSGLHMISIGDDLRGGADPRREGIALGE
- a CDS encoding FAD-dependent oxidoreductase, yielding MKTQVKALVVGGGAVGTSIAYHLARAGWDDVMLLERDELTSGSTWHAAGLLPYFNMSYATTHIHDYSIKFYKTLEEETGLNAGFAVVGNLRMAQTDERMDEYMLYASTAETCGVPYTFMTPDEIKAKWPLIKTDDLKGALYHETDGYINPADVTMAMAKGARQRGVAIERKWQADAFHWNGAAWEVTVTKMVEKGGNLVPSDEQVVITAEHVVTASGNHAQRTAKMLGIKMPAIPVEHTFIVMDQDPELVKWRADGNPEHPVVRDADNESYAREERGGWILGIYERGAPARFEYGVPDSFRADLFPLDLDRIADQYMAMADRVPSCADSGLKDDFNGPICYTPDGNPLVGPAPGLRNMWLAEGFSFGITAAGGTGYYLAQMMVEGEAEIDMASLDPKRYGDWMTTEYAARKNEEAYEHVYILHHPDEERPACRPLRTSPAYDRQAARGAQFGHVNGWERPNYFAPLGFNDHDSRSFRRGGWWQHAVDEAKAIREGVGLIDATAFTKHLVKGPGATAFLDWFTCNKLPSVGRINLTYALTINGTTRTEYTIVRLAQDEYYLVSAGAWTAYDSDFLRKAIADKTPEFGYVECHDVTTQWGVFAIAGPKSRDVLNEVIKDADPETVLSNKRFPWLTMRNIELGMVPVRAIRVAYTGELGWELHHPIEMQNHLFDLLEKAGEKHEMKLVGARAQNWLRQEKSYRAFGNELGRDATPLEADLPRFVDLSKDFHGKDAMQAHGIRSKCVTLLIDGPDDADPWGREVLYHGDTRVGRLTSGGYSVAFGKSIGMGYVKPDIAVVGTKLKVKMFDQLWDAEVVEDSPYDPKNATIRVDG
- a CDS encoding FAD-binding oxidoreductase, with protein sequence MAQATDMPRNETGIDTALGILKQQFGERFQTGEAIREQHGHTTTWIRNQAPDAVIFARSTDDVAAVVKVCAAHKVPVIAFGTGTSLEGHVNAPAGGVSIDVTQMDAVVEVNAGDLDCRVQPGVTREALNTHLRDQGLFFPIDPGANASLGGMTATRASGTNAVRYGTMKDNVLAVEAVMADGTVIRTGARARKSSAGYDLTRLMVGSEGTLGVITEITLKLQGIPEAISSARCSFPTVEAACETVQNVIQYGLPVARIELLDAMVVRAVNGYAKLSLPETPMLLLEFHGSDAGVVEQTETFAALADENGGTDYQATTTMEERNKLWQARHDAYWAMLALRPGCKAVATDVCVPISRLAEAVGRANAKAAELGLIAPIVGHAGDGNFHASLLLDMDDADEVARAEDFISWLNELAISMEGTCTGEHGIGQGKRPYLVKELGAAVGVMGAIKQALDPDNIMNPGKILPESLA